In Zingiber officinale cultivar Zhangliang chromosome 1A, Zo_v1.1, whole genome shotgun sequence, the DNA window CCTTTTTCTTCTCCCTTTTGGCCTTTTGGTGACCCAATTGATCACTTAACTGTTGATtgcttaaaagaaaagaaaaagtgagaagcaaaacaaagagaggaagaaattaaAGTAGCTCAGAAAGGGCCAATTGAATAGAATAGCACTGCTTCATAATTCGACTACCAAACTCTTAATTCACCTTCGAAAAATACGGGAATCCGATTTGCAGGCGTGTGAAGAACATTAATTAAGAACACTTTTGAGCTAGAATACATCCCTCCAAGGCTCCAATCTTTACCAAGATATCGACATTGACCTTCTATATCTGCCAAATAGCATGAACACAAGAGACCATATCATTAAGCAAAGTGGGGGAGGATAGGTAAAATACACATACACATGGTGTTAACATTCTTTACAAGAGTTGTTGGTTATTAAGACCAAAGCAGTCCATAGCCACATGAGTTATCCTCAAGAGCCAAGAAGTCGTAGTCACTAGCATCGTCGGCCTCACCAATCTGCGATCGGTCTGAATTATCGAGCTCAAAGGCATTCGAGGAACTGGTGAGCTCCATTAGCATGGAGTATCCACCTTCATCAATGCAAGCAGGGCTTCCAGAGTCTAATATGGTGCTGTTGGCAGAGCTGATGTCTTCTTGCTTGCGTGCCACGGTCTGCCACAAATCATTGAAGCTCGAGGGGGATTCCGGGTTCGGCAACTTGTCACGACATCTGTCGTTGAACTCAGATGATTCCAGGCAGCCATTCCTCTCCTTTTGGAGAAGCTTTCTGGTGAGGGAAAGAACCTGGTGAGATGAAGCCCATGCTGATAAGAATATTATCCACTAGCATATGGCATAATGCTCAAAGAACTTCTTTTAGAATAATTGCAGAGAAAAAAGAAGCCATCATCATTTTAGCCTCTCAACTTCCAAAAAAGAAGTTTCAATTTCTTTTTTGACTCAGTGATCTAGATGTACACAGTTTCTGATGATCGAAAAAGTCTAGTTACGTTTGAACAATAGTTGTATTGAACTCTCTATGGTGGACTTGAAATTAGAGTTGCAAGATTTCCCGCTCCCTCACATTCAAACTTCCTAACATTTGTAACCTAGCTAATCCATTGAGCTCATGTTATCATGCTACAACTAAAACTAACTAGAAAGCAAAGCGAAATTAATGGATCACCTCAGCCTCTAGCTCTTCTTTTTCCTTGAGAAGGcactcatgatcaaccttgaggCCATCATAGCTAGACTTCAAGGCCTCGTAGTCCTTCTCCAACTGCTTCGTCTTCCACCGCGCGCGACGGTTTTGGAACCATATCGCAACCTGCCTAGGCTTCAGCCCAAGGACTTGCGCGAGTCGAGTCTTCCTCTCGGGTTCGAGTTTGTTCTCCGACTCAAAGCTGTTCTCGAGGAACTGAATTTGATCCGTCGTCAGCCGCCTCTTCTTTTCTTGGTGATGGAGAGAATCATCCGAGTCATCGTCGCCGAAATCGTCTAACTCAACAGGCTTAAACAGAGGCCTATCGAAAGTGTTCGTGGCTGGGCGGCCTTCCCATGAGCCTGAAACAAAACCAGTCAGAGCTACAGATACAAGAGATCACGATTCTTGCAAGTTCCCAAGTTGATTTACAGCACAAGTTTAAGAACAAAAAAGAGCAAAATACCAGGAAAGTGAGTTCCAGGGTACATCCCCTGGTTCCGCAGCAGGACTGCAAAGTCTGAGCTCCCAAGGAGCTTCCTTTCCTCCATTTCTTTCCTTCTCCTTCCTTTTCCCCACAGAAACACCAATCAAAaactgagattttttttttcctctctctcAGAAAGAAGGGGGAAAAAGTTCTTTTCCTTAGAAGCACAACTCCTTTAAAAGGTCGACGAGCATCTTGTGGCGGAAGAAGCTGGTGATCATCATCACAGAGCCACGGAAGAAGGTGGGGAAGAAAGGGCCTTTAAGGCCCATATCCTTCCCTGTGATTCTCTGTATCTCAGGTTTGGGGGAGGGGAAAGTAGATGTTAGTTGCGATGACAGAGGCGAAAGACAACAAGGCAGAGAAAGAGAGGGTGAAAAGCCAGAGGAATATATA includes these proteins:
- the LOC122038621 gene encoding homeobox-leucine zipper protein HAT5-like, producing MEERKLLGSSDFAVLLRNQGMYPGTHFPGSWEGRPATNTFDRPLFKPVELDDFGDDDSDDSLHHQEKKRRLTTDQIQFLENSFESENKLEPERKTRLAQVLGLKPRQVAIWFQNRRARWKTKQLEKDYEALKSSYDGLKVDHECLLKEKEELEAEVLSLTRKLLQKERNGCLESSEFNDRCRDKLPNPESPSSFNDLWQTVARKQEDISSANSTILDSGSPACIDEGGYSMLMELTSSSNAFELDNSDRSQIGEADDASDYDFLALEDNSCGYGLLWS